From the Aquarana catesbeiana isolate 2022-GZ linkage group LG10, ASM4218655v1, whole genome shotgun sequence genome, the window ggttgcgtgctcggataagggtctggtatggatctttgggggaccccacgcctgttttttttttttttttattttggcgtggggttccccttaatatccataccagacctgaaggacctggtatggaatttagggggacaccctacgtcattttttttttttattttggttcggggttcccctgtggggaattcccatgccgtttttatcaatgaacttctatgtgtattgtcggaccggcaatgcattaatagccgcgagtagttttaaatgactttttttcctttgaaatgtcattttgctgtcagactgttctaaacacgggaaacatgcgcccctttacaggcatactatagacaccccccagctatgaaatttaaagggatattacacttttattgtttcactttaagcattattaaaatcactgctcctgaaaaaacggctgtttttaaaacattttttttgcattgatacatgtcccctggggcagaacccaggtccccaaacactttttataacaataccatgcatataagcctttaaaattagcacttttgatttctcccatagacttttaaagggtgttcctcggcattcgaatttgccgcgaacaccccaaattgttcactgttcggcgaacttgcgaacagccgatgttcgagttgaacatgagttcgactcaaactcgaagctcatccctagtaaccaattagcttctaacttcagcttgttcaattaaccacttgccgaccgcacacTGTAAATATAGGGCGGCAAAGTGGCTCTCCTGCACCAGATCCGGCACTTCTAGGTTTGGGACGTGCGTGCAGGCCACCGAcggcccgctcctgctgtgattagatACAGCGGGAGCTGATTGGCGGGTACGACAGATTCGATGTCCGCCGCCACCCACCGATGTTTTGGTACAGTGGCAGAATAGCGGTCTGcttacgtaaacaaggcagatcaccgttctgtcactaCAGAAATTAtgaatcctgtgtctctgctaaacaccttccccccccacagtagtaaagcacatcttaggcacacatttaaccctttgatcgcccctgatgttaaccccttccctgccagtgttattagtacagtgacagagtatattttttagcactgatcactgtattagtatttttagcactgatcactggtccccaaaaagtgttaaaagtgtcagttagtgtcccgactgtctgccgcaatatcacagttcgccgccattattagtaaaaatataaaaataaatacataaaaatatcccctagtttgtagatgctataacttttgcacaaaccaatccatatatgcttattggaattttctttaccaaatatatgtagcagaatacattttgacctgaattgatgaagaaatcttcctgttgtctccttccgtttgcaagtaggagtcatttgtaagttgggtgCTTAAAAGTAggcgcctgccctatatactctgcagaaattggggccttaggtgttggtgttgccacaacactgtaagccctcacagttactcttggtgggcgcaggaacaggccctgctgtgaaatattagatcaagaattgtaattacatgccattgttaaacaggggcagaaaaattgggcctttggtggtggtggtgttgccacaacactgtaagccctcacagttactcttggtgggcgcaggaatgggccctgctgtgaaatattagatcaagaattgtaattacatgtccctgttgaacaggggcagaaaaattgggccttaggcactggtgccacaacactgcaacccctcacagatactctagttggagtgcaggaatgagccctgctgcaaactattgcatcaaaaattgtaattatacgcccctgttaaacaggggctgaaaaactgccacaacactgcaacccctcacagatgctatagttggagtgcaggaatgagccctgctgcaaactattgcatcaaaaattgtaattatacgcccctgttaaacaggggctgaaaaattgtgccttgggcactggtgctggtgccacaacactgcaacccctcacagatactatagttcagtggttcttaacctgggTTCGATCAAGCACCAGGGGTTCGGTGAGTCAGTCTCGCGGGTTCGGCAGAGGTCAAGACACACACCCGACTCATATGATTCGTGATGACACGCCCCGCTTGTCCATCATTGGCTGCAGGTGATAACGCCACATCGCTTGGCCTATGTGTGCTGCAGGGAATTTGGTGCGCCCAGTAGTCGAATTGTAACTGTCGTGATGGTACATCGTGTGATTTCTTTCTTAATATTTTAATCCCTTCATACTAACTATGTCGAGCAAAAAAAGAAAGTGGTCGGGCGAATATGTACAATTTGGATTCACATGTATAACGGAACGTGATGGGAGTCAGTGTCCTAACTGCATGATTTGCAATGCCAAGTTGAGCAATTCTAGTCTAGCACCGGCAAAACTAAGAGAACACTTCCTTAAGCTGCATGGAAAATACAAGAACACAACGCTCGCTGAATTCAAGGTGAAGAGAGCTAGATTAGAAGAAAAGGCTACTCTGCCTGTTCTCAGCTTTGTACCCATCAACAAACCGATCCTCACAGTATCGTACGAAGTTGCTTACCTGATCGCAAAGCAGGGCAAACCACACACCATTGCTGAAACACTCATAAAACCAGCTGTGTTGACGATGGCGAATATCATGCTGGGAAAAGCAGCTGAAGTTAAGTTATCCCAAATTCCTCTTTCAAATGACACCATCAGCGACAGAATAGAGGACATGAGCAAAGACATCTTGGCTCAAGTAGTTGCAGATCTGATTTCAAGCCTTCAAATCGACAAGACCACAGACGTTTCCAATCTAAGCCAGCTTTCAGTATTCGTGCGCTATGTGAAAGACGACGTGATAaaggaagattttttattttgtaagcctCTTACAACAACAACTAAGGCAGCCGATGTGAAGAAACTTGTGGATGACTTCTTCAAAGACAACAATCTTTCGTGGGATATGGTTTCTGCAGTTTGTTCGGACGGAGCTCCAGCCATGCTGGGAAGAAAGTCTGGTTTTGGTGCGCTAGTGAAAGCCGATGCACCACACATCATTGTTACGCATTGTATTCTGCACAGGCATGCGTTGGCAACAAAAACCTTGCCTCCAAAACTGGCAGAAGTATTAAAAATTGTAGTGGAATGCGTGAACTATGTGCCAAATAGTTCTCTGAGGCACCGCATCTTCAGGGAGCTGTGTAAAGAAATGGGATCTGAATTCGAGGTACTTCTGTCTAACGTTCGGTGGTTATCCCGGGGACAGGTGCTGAATCGTGTTTTT encodes:
- the LOC141109854 gene encoding protein FAM200C-like, with the protein product MICNAKLSNSSLAPAKLREHFLKLHGKYKNTTLAEFKVKRARLEEKATLPVLSFVPINKPILTVSYEVAYLIAKQGKPHTIAETLIKPAVLTMANIMLGKAAEVKLSQIPLSNDTISDRIEDMSKDILAQVVADLISSLQIDKTTDVSNLSQLSVFVRYVKDDVIKEDFLFCKPLTTTTKAADVKKLVDDFFKDNNLSWDMVSAVCSDGAPAMLGRKSGFGALVKADAPHIIVTHCILHRHALATKTLPPKLAEVLKIVVECVNYVPNSSLRHRIFRELCKEMGSEFEVLLSNVRWLSRGQVLNRVFAVHVELALFLQEHQHFHADCFKNSEFILILAYMADILAALNHLNQQMQGGGVNIIEAEENLKAFQKKLLLWKRRKENDNFANFPLLDDCVSKIEDVSGI